One segment of Rubripirellula amarantea DNA contains the following:
- a CDS encoding DUF1552 domain-containing protein produces the protein MAFQKISRRSLLRGVGVSGAAASMSLPRLEAMEPESDSVDADGKPLDRPPVRTAFLFMPNGVNAPNWTPAVKVDPETKKPTDQYDLSPMLRSLAKVKDDMILLENLHHPGLNNKNGHWPKVPAFLSGGHVLQTSGRDMNTGNTSADQLLAAKIGSKTPLPSFELGVDAAYTGVDNIGGGFTRIYGSHIAWRDPRTPVPKEIIPQLAFDRLFRGTNVGPVLSGLDPTTREVAKSLQGDDTSVLDLVREDAKNLQRKLGTTDRAKLDEYLESVRSIERRIEVSMKPQRRWINEGKLEIPRPGPGIPNDHIEHVRLMLDIMVMAFWTDTTRVSTFMFGNAQTGRTFSFLNGVKTSFHGISHHENDPKKIAVYEQIGTWHVEQVAYLLEKMKSLSEGDSTLLDNSLVMFGSSLRDGNRHETENLPLLLAGRGGGSVRTGRRLTAPEKTPLCNLYLSMMERMGVHQDVFGTSTGKLDLS, from the coding sequence ATGGCCTTTCAAAAAATCTCTCGTCGATCACTGCTCCGCGGTGTGGGTGTTTCCGGCGCCGCCGCATCGATGTCGCTTCCCCGGCTTGAGGCCATGGAACCGGAATCCGATTCGGTTGACGCCGATGGCAAACCACTGGATCGGCCTCCCGTGCGGACAGCGTTCTTGTTCATGCCCAATGGTGTGAATGCGCCCAATTGGACTCCTGCGGTCAAGGTCGACCCAGAAACAAAGAAACCCACCGACCAGTACGACCTTTCCCCCATGTTGCGTTCACTCGCCAAAGTGAAAGACGACATGATCTTGTTGGAGAACCTTCACCACCCTGGCCTGAACAACAAGAACGGTCATTGGCCTAAAGTCCCGGCCTTCCTTTCCGGGGGTCACGTATTGCAAACGTCCGGCCGCGACATGAACACGGGCAACACGTCGGCGGACCAACTTCTCGCTGCAAAGATCGGGTCCAAGACTCCGCTGCCAAGTTTTGAATTGGGCGTTGATGCAGCCTACACCGGAGTCGACAACATCGGAGGAGGTTTCACTCGCATCTACGGATCCCACATCGCTTGGCGAGACCCACGCACACCGGTTCCGAAAGAGATCATTCCTCAGCTAGCCTTTGACCGCTTGTTTCGAGGTACCAACGTCGGCCCCGTGTTATCAGGACTCGATCCCACCACTCGCGAGGTCGCGAAGTCATTGCAAGGCGACGACACGAGCGTGTTGGACCTTGTCCGCGAAGACGCTAAGAACTTGCAACGCAAGCTAGGCACCACCGATCGCGCAAAGCTGGACGAGTACTTAGAATCCGTACGCAGCATCGAGCGTCGGATCGAAGTGTCGATGAAACCCCAGCGTCGCTGGATCAATGAAGGGAAACTAGAGATCCCACGGCCCGGCCCCGGAATTCCCAACGATCACATCGAACACGTGCGTTTGATGCTGGACATTATGGTGATGGCATTCTGGACCGACACGACACGCGTTTCGACCTTCATGTTTGGTAACGCTCAAACCGGACGAACGTTCTCGTTCCTCAACGGAGTAAAGACATCCTTCCACGGGATTTCGCACCACGAAAACGATCCGAAGAAGATCGCGGTGTATGAGCAAATCGGCACGTGGCACGTTGAACAGGTGGCTTACTTGCTTGAGAAGATGAAATCGCTTTCCGAAGGGGATTCCACGCTATTGGACAACTCGTTGGTGATGTTTGGATCTTCACTGCGCGACGGCAATAGGCACGAAACAGAAAACCTGCCGCTGTTGCTTGCTGGACGCGGCGGTGGCAGTGTTCGAACAGGACGACGACTCACCGCACCGGAGAAAACTCCGCTTTGCAATCTGTACTTGTCGATGATGGAGCGAATGGGTGTGCATCAAGATGTTTTCGGCACAAGCACCGGCAAACTCGACTTGAGCTAG
- a CDS encoding PQQ-binding-like beta-propeller repeat protein produces the protein MFGGLLLLSTVCLSSVFHPSALAAQPDPLDWPSWRGPHQNGVSNESGLIERFDPADVGDEPDSNVVWKSEAASGISTPIVMNGRLFTIVRDKPDTKRDAEKVIALDAASGEVLWENVYNVFLSDLPAERVGWSNVCGDPETDRVYAFGACCLFQCIDGATGKTIWSRSLSEEFGMLSTYGGRTNTPVVYEDLVIISGVTTGWDENARPAHRFLAFEKNEGELVWLTATRPLPEDTTYSTPIITQIGGQDVMVAGSGDGDLYGIQPRTGRILWREPLSRRGINTSPVIDNQGNIYAAHGEENPEGTAMGAVVSIEGPVASLDSASAERWRTEELTVGKSSPLLIDGRLYVVEDSSRLHVLDTETGEEIGKPMKLGTAMRGSLLYADGKIYAATASGIVHILRPTESGVKSVFKVRLPKGHDVGGSMIASHGRIYLPTTGGLYCLSDKSKAQASSSRPQLSENAHSPSQTGQISDSLAAQLQLIPAEAIVQPGETLRFTVNAFNSLGRRVASSTSDLSFEVIGAGQIDASGTYMVPDSENNTETANDGNAHRSATILVKAGGLTGIARVRVIPSLPWTFKFDDNTVPITWIGARYRHEARKVEGEPLIVKISTIPKGTRSQTWFGPTDLHDYTVTADVKAQDGTAKLPDMGIIAQRYTLDLMGESQQLQIRTWAAQLRMAQSTTVSWQAGVWYRLKLQASVEDGTAVLKGKVWPREDPEPSEWTVTATDEAPNVQGSPGLFGNATNAEIYIDNVTVTSNP, from the coding sequence GTGTTTGGTGGTTTGCTTCTTCTATCCACCGTTTGCCTCTCAAGCGTCTTTCATCCTTCGGCTCTTGCAGCTCAGCCCGATCCTTTGGATTGGCCTAGTTGGCGAGGCCCGCATCAAAACGGAGTCTCGAACGAATCGGGACTTATCGAACGGTTTGATCCCGCCGACGTAGGTGACGAACCAGATAGCAATGTGGTCTGGAAGAGCGAAGCCGCCTCGGGCATCAGTACTCCGATTGTGATGAACGGTCGACTATTCACCATCGTGCGTGACAAACCCGACACCAAACGAGACGCCGAGAAAGTGATCGCACTGGACGCCGCCTCAGGGGAAGTGCTGTGGGAAAACGTTTACAACGTATTCCTTTCCGACCTGCCTGCCGAACGAGTGGGGTGGTCCAACGTTTGTGGTGATCCGGAAACGGATCGAGTCTATGCGTTCGGTGCGTGCTGTCTGTTTCAGTGCATTGACGGCGCCACTGGTAAAACGATTTGGTCGCGATCGCTGAGCGAAGAATTTGGCATGCTCAGCACGTATGGCGGTCGAACCAACACACCGGTTGTCTACGAAGACCTAGTCATCATCAGCGGCGTGACGACAGGCTGGGATGAAAACGCACGCCCAGCCCATCGCTTTCTTGCCTTCGAAAAAAATGAAGGTGAACTCGTTTGGCTAACCGCAACTCGTCCCTTGCCCGAGGACACGACGTACAGCACACCCATCATCACCCAGATCGGCGGCCAAGATGTAATGGTCGCTGGTTCAGGTGACGGTGATTTGTACGGCATCCAACCGCGAACCGGCAGAATTCTTTGGCGAGAACCGCTGTCTCGGCGCGGAATCAATACTTCCCCAGTGATTGATAACCAAGGCAATATCTACGCCGCACATGGTGAAGAAAATCCCGAAGGAACCGCGATGGGTGCCGTGGTTAGCATCGAGGGTCCCGTCGCTAGCCTTGATTCGGCATCGGCCGAACGTTGGCGCACCGAGGAACTTACCGTCGGCAAGAGTTCACCCTTGTTGATCGATGGGCGACTCTACGTGGTCGAAGATTCGTCTCGCTTGCATGTGCTCGATACGGAAACAGGTGAGGAAATTGGCAAACCGATGAAGCTTGGTACGGCGATGCGTGGAAGCTTGTTGTACGCCGACGGAAAGATCTACGCGGCCACCGCCAGCGGCATCGTTCATATTCTGCGTCCTACGGAGTCGGGCGTGAAGTCAGTTTTCAAAGTGCGTTTGCCCAAAGGTCACGATGTCGGCGGGTCGATGATCGCGTCCCATGGTCGAATTTATTTGCCAACGACCGGCGGTCTTTACTGCTTGTCCGACAAGAGCAAAGCGCAGGCTAGTTCGTCTCGACCGCAGTTGTCCGAAAATGCCCATAGCCCGTCACAGACCGGTCAAATCAGCGACTCGTTGGCGGCGCAATTGCAATTGATCCCAGCCGAAGCCATCGTCCAACCAGGCGAAACACTTCGTTTCACCGTCAACGCATTTAATTCACTCGGTCGGCGTGTTGCTAGTTCTACCAGCGACTTGTCCTTTGAAGTCATCGGTGCTGGCCAGATAGACGCCAGCGGAACGTACATGGTTCCCGATTCCGAAAATAACACCGAGACCGCCAACGACGGAAACGCTCACCGATCAGCGACGATCTTGGTCAAGGCTGGTGGCCTCACCGGCATCGCGCGAGTCCGTGTTATTCCGTCGCTGCCATGGACCTTTAAATTCGACGACAACACCGTTCCGATCACCTGGATCGGTGCTCGCTATCGTCACGAAGCCCGGAAGGTCGAAGGCGAACCGCTGATCGTCAAGATCAGCACCATCCCGAAGGGCACTCGCAGCCAAACGTGGTTTGGCCCGACGGACCTGCATGACTACACCGTCACCGCCGACGTGAAAGCTCAAGACGGAACCGCGAAGCTACCCGACATGGGAATCATCGCTCAACGTTACACACTTGATTTGATGGGCGAGTCACAACAACTGCAAATTCGTACCTGGGCGGCTCAGCTACGAATGGCTCAAAGCACGACTGTTTCCTGGCAGGCGGGAGTCTGGTATCGCTTGAAACTTCAAGCGTCCGTTGAAGATGGGACCGCGGTGCTCAAAGGTAAAGTCTGGCCGCGAGAAGATCCCGAACCTTCCGAATGGACCGTCACCGCGACCGACGAAGCTCCTAACGTGCAGGGAAGTCCTGGCTTGTTTGGAAACGCAACCAACGCAGAAATCTACATCGACAACGTGACAGTGACGAGCAATCCGTAA
- a CDS encoding mechanosensitive ion channel domain-containing protein, with amino-acid sequence MSPLIIPNHRRHVQVRIQLAQLALVMAVMSVGFCRPALAQNIVYPGSYPQSYPVSNSYPSSYPIGSSQVISSSQSLPQGSSQGLPPGARIISSRVIEPTTVMHEPTVTRREPAVASRESYRDDSSDREIKREPPLQLAATRTYNSRPRFPINETTEQNRLGDNRFDELPVSPYRVATIHSARQTAEQFRRIAATSAPIAQTLATENANFADQWADLAQTNMSVSQRVFDANEKLESTRNDFETVNAKLTHYGLTPTIGTLLRHKREQLDQWQVDDSQTLFASDELKRSRQRQLELEMVDYDGSDPAAQTATLMTDAGYNSATIERSSLAAQIEGLLMQRSQWLHALQQGYEDYQAKIGELDSISTASVELTSDYRTLIDQHVIWIRSGDPVSVSDFKNLGGGISALFDSRRSADFGPTLDQKFRTDSVGAIGLLATIVFLLIVRWFAKSWLIGIGNRKRMKDSKPAVRKVASSVLTIVTASAIPGVLWAVARWLGNGIVSESTLYASGGFYAGSLVALAFELPRQLLRNFGYVDKHVEIDLPRRQTMMRYLTLVGICLVIGSYTITVMGSVDHGMWRGNVSRFGFMTAMLVIAWTSHRLFKPNGGSLEPFIAKFGGKVIHRVRYVIYVAAIAFPIALFALSALGYGFTANELTKRALFTLIAVFIGITLWASVKIVSAHGWQMLTGVTPPPRKFDEYGEIEVQAEVGVLGEHFLELKHHLAFLCQCALVLVAIVCFGWLWIDVFPNIRMGNPVVWNIKDTVTQTTVDAIGQTMTSEVTETTPVTALHLVMAAATLFVAFQLAKLLPALFDALVLQRVSFDEGMEHFSLVLGRCLLFGIGCFIACKWIGIRWQAIQWLAVGLTIGLGFGLQDMVRNLFGGLIVLFEKPARLGDLVSVGNVTGRVSFQKLRTTVLTDDDGREVIVPNKNFVSEDVVHWLGAGRLKVIPIEVAVTRDERPADVCRTLTELVLEQRDILLSPAPQATLVCVGKRSQRIEVRAWIEEGSDEYRFRDALLSTVTKFLKEKNWLAANQPSQPLISDPLDSTSDDDFGMSRKRSRKRPA; translated from the coding sequence ATGAGCCCATTGATAATCCCCAACCATCGTCGCCATGTTCAAGTTCGCATCCAGCTTGCGCAACTCGCCTTGGTGATGGCTGTCATGTCGGTGGGATTTTGCCGCCCTGCGCTAGCCCAGAACATCGTCTACCCCGGTTCCTATCCCCAGTCATACCCAGTCAGCAACTCGTATCCGTCGAGCTACCCGATCGGATCGTCACAGGTCATCAGTTCATCCCAGTCGTTGCCGCAGGGATCCTCTCAAGGACTGCCGCCGGGAGCTCGAATCATCAGTTCCCGGGTGATCGAACCAACTACGGTGATGCACGAACCCACGGTTACCCGCCGCGAGCCTGCCGTGGCAAGCCGCGAATCTTATCGAGATGACAGCAGCGATCGGGAGATCAAACGTGAACCGCCCCTGCAATTAGCAGCGACACGAACATACAACTCGCGGCCTCGTTTCCCGATCAACGAAACGACTGAGCAAAACCGATTGGGCGATAACCGATTCGACGAACTTCCCGTTTCACCGTACCGTGTTGCCACGATTCATTCCGCTCGGCAAACCGCTGAGCAGTTTCGAAGAATCGCCGCAACATCAGCACCTATTGCACAAACGCTGGCGACGGAGAACGCAAACTTTGCCGATCAGTGGGCCGATCTCGCTCAGACAAACATGTCGGTGTCGCAGCGAGTTTTTGATGCTAACGAAAAGCTAGAGTCAACCCGCAACGACTTTGAAACCGTCAACGCGAAGCTGACGCATTACGGATTAACGCCAACGATCGGAACTTTGCTGCGTCATAAGCGAGAACAACTTGATCAATGGCAAGTCGACGATTCGCAAACCCTTTTTGCAAGCGATGAACTGAAACGTTCAAGGCAACGGCAACTTGAACTAGAAATGGTGGACTATGACGGAAGTGATCCCGCCGCGCAGACCGCCACTCTGATGACCGACGCAGGGTACAACTCGGCCACCATCGAACGCTCTTCGCTTGCCGCTCAAATCGAAGGCCTGTTGATGCAACGAAGCCAGTGGCTACACGCATTGCAGCAAGGCTACGAAGACTACCAAGCAAAGATCGGCGAACTGGATTCGATCAGTACGGCGTCGGTGGAATTGACCAGCGACTATCGCACGTTGATTGACCAACATGTGATATGGATTCGCAGCGGAGACCCAGTCAGCGTAAGTGACTTTAAGAATCTTGGCGGCGGCATCAGCGCCTTGTTTGATTCGAGACGAAGTGCCGATTTTGGGCCGACGCTCGACCAGAAGTTCCGCACCGACTCGGTGGGCGCAATCGGTTTGCTCGCCACAATTGTGTTTTTGTTGATCGTTCGCTGGTTCGCCAAATCCTGGTTGATAGGAATCGGCAATCGAAAGCGAATGAAAGATTCGAAACCAGCGGTTCGAAAAGTCGCTTCCAGCGTTCTAACTATCGTCACGGCATCGGCCATCCCAGGCGTCCTTTGGGCAGTCGCACGATGGCTTGGCAATGGAATTGTTTCCGAATCGACACTCTACGCGTCGGGCGGATTCTACGCGGGATCGCTAGTGGCTCTAGCATTTGAGCTTCCCCGACAATTGCTGCGCAACTTTGGCTACGTGGACAAGCACGTGGAGATTGACCTTCCTCGACGACAAACCATGATGCGGTATCTAACCCTGGTGGGAATCTGCCTTGTCATCGGTTCGTATACGATCACGGTGATGGGTTCGGTCGACCACGGCATGTGGCGAGGAAACGTTTCGCGATTTGGCTTCATGACCGCGATGTTGGTAATCGCGTGGACCTCGCATCGGCTTTTCAAACCCAATGGTGGATCATTGGAACCCTTCATCGCCAAGTTCGGCGGCAAGGTGATCCATCGCGTGCGTTATGTGATTTACGTCGCTGCAATCGCGTTTCCTATCGCACTGTTCGCTTTGTCTGCGTTGGGCTACGGATTCACCGCCAATGAACTCACCAAACGCGCGCTCTTCACTCTCATCGCGGTATTCATAGGAATCACTCTTTGGGCTAGCGTGAAGATAGTTTCCGCTCATGGTTGGCAAATGCTGACCGGCGTGACTCCGCCACCTCGCAAATTTGACGAGTACGGAGAGATCGAAGTTCAAGCCGAAGTCGGTGTGTTGGGCGAACATTTCCTAGAACTCAAGCACCACTTGGCTTTTCTTTGTCAATGCGCGCTCGTACTCGTTGCGATCGTTTGTTTTGGATGGTTGTGGATTGATGTGTTCCCCAACATTCGCATGGGCAACCCTGTCGTTTGGAATATCAAAGATACGGTCACTCAAACGACCGTGGATGCGATAGGACAAACCATGACTAGCGAAGTCACCGAAACGACTCCCGTTACGGCGTTGCATTTGGTGATGGCCGCTGCCACTCTGTTTGTTGCCTTTCAACTCGCCAAACTCTTGCCTGCTCTATTTGACGCGTTAGTTCTTCAACGGGTTTCGTTTGATGAAGGCATGGAACATTTCTCACTCGTCTTGGGCCGGTGCCTCTTGTTTGGCATTGGATGCTTCATCGCTTGCAAATGGATCGGAATCCGTTGGCAGGCGATTCAGTGGCTCGCGGTCGGCCTCACGATTGGTTTAGGGTTCGGTCTGCAAGACATGGTTAGAAACTTGTTCGGTGGATTGATCGTACTTTTTGAAAAGCCCGCTCGACTTGGCGATTTGGTTTCGGTCGGTAACGTCACTGGCCGAGTCTCATTTCAAAAACTGCGCACCACCGTTCTGACTGACGATGACGGTCGTGAAGTCATTGTTCCGAACAAAAACTTTGTCAGTGAAGACGTGGTGCATTGGTTGGGAGCCGGGCGTCTCAAGGTAATTCCCATCGAAGTCGCGGTGACTCGCGACGAACGCCCTGCCGACGTCTGCCGAACCCTGACCGAGTTGGTGCTCGAGCAGCGCGATATCCTACTCTCGCCCGCCCCTCAGGCCACTTTGGTTTGCGTCGGCAAACGCTCTCAGCGGATCGAAGTTCGGGCGTGGATCGAAGAAGGATCTGACGAATACCGATTCCGAGACGCTCTGTTGAGCACGGTAACCAAGTTCCTGAAAGAGAAAAACTGGCTTGCCGCGAATCAACCATCACAACCGCTAATATCAGATCCGTTGGATTCGACCAGCGACGACGATTTTGGCATGTCTCGCAAACGAAGCCGTAAACGCCCGGCATAA
- a CDS encoding methyltransferase, whose amino-acid sequence MNADSDHLHLAPPQILPPLPSEQLAMQRMSELVAQRIGSVLVMSPGRGQAAWQAPTLWPDASVVSWFVDSHRAAQAELAATQAGHQPSIVCAADLPTQTFDMAVLPVLKTGEAEMNRDLLQQAVQRLRIGGTLISAVNAANDHWLQAQMQALFPKVKCLRTEAGCIYEGTKKAELKKVRRFDSAIEFRVDDQLMTTFSRPSVFSHRSIDTAARIMIREVSISDHDNVLELGCGNGAVALAAASRSRHGRIYAVDCNTRAVECTRRGAEFNQLDNVTAILNHDGELDGQVQSCDLALLNPPYYGEFSIAKHFVNTAIRYVRDGGRIWIVTKQADNYHHQEWSGAIFDGATKVQGYDLICYRKM is encoded by the coding sequence ATGAACGCTGACTCTGATCATTTGCACCTTGCCCCCCCTCAAATTCTGCCGCCGTTGCCGAGCGAGCAGTTGGCAATGCAGCGAATGAGTGAATTAGTCGCTCAGCGGATCGGTAGCGTCTTGGTCATGTCGCCCGGTCGAGGTCAGGCAGCTTGGCAAGCCCCAACGCTTTGGCCCGATGCGAGTGTCGTGAGTTGGTTTGTTGACTCTCATCGTGCTGCCCAGGCCGAGTTGGCTGCGACCCAAGCGGGGCATCAACCGAGCATCGTCTGCGCCGCCGATTTGCCGACCCAGACTTTTGACATGGCAGTTTTGCCGGTGCTCAAAACTGGTGAAGCAGAGATGAACCGTGATCTATTGCAACAAGCGGTTCAGCGATTGCGAATCGGCGGAACCTTGATTTCGGCCGTCAACGCCGCAAACGATCATTGGTTGCAAGCTCAGATGCAAGCGTTGTTTCCGAAAGTGAAGTGTCTGCGCACCGAAGCGGGATGCATCTACGAAGGCACTAAGAAAGCGGAATTGAAGAAAGTCCGTCGTTTCGATTCCGCGATCGAGTTCCGTGTGGACGACCAGTTGATGACAACGTTTTCTCGACCCTCAGTGTTCTCGCACCGAAGCATTGACACAGCAGCACGAATCATGATTCGTGAAGTTTCAATCAGTGACCACGATAATGTACTTGAACTTGGCTGTGGAAACGGCGCGGTAGCGTTGGCGGCTGCTTCGCGATCTCGTCACGGAAGGATCTATGCGGTTGACTGCAACACTCGAGCAGTTGAATGTACCCGTCGCGGCGCCGAGTTTAATCAGCTTGATAACGTTACGGCGATTCTGAATCATGACGGCGAACTTGATGGCCAAGTCCAGTCGTGCGACTTGGCGCTTTTAAACCCGCCCTATTATGGCGAGTTTTCAATTGCCAAGCACTTTGTGAATACCGCAATTCGCTATGTTCGCGACGGAGGTCGGATTTGGATCGTCACTAAGCAGGCTGATAATTACCACCACCAAGAATGGAGTGGTGCCATCTTCGATGGGGCGACCAAGGTGCAAGGCTATGACTTGATCTGCTATCGGAAGATGTAG
- a CDS encoding polysaccharide biosynthesis/export family protein, which produces MFRICSLWIGFLSVFLVHQSCGAQGDSMRYQAYRPAFSPSKTIEPTRPEISTGSRTQFEKVAYRLGPGDVVGMVVQGVIGDFSASNVRMPDGDDPAQLPAFGHPLVVLKDGTLPLPLITPVRVDGLTVTQARDEVARRYIEAKILKLPNQVWVSLMRKRTVTVNVLHRTSGPNLQRVSKVRLPGDQASTVAAVAESGTFDPDAIARLIPRRNHSGLSGSLRDGDTISLDSPAVGYFYSGGLLPGNQHRLRSNQPINALQAISIAGGFKGSRLGIVPRHVVIIRNGSSVRIPYSQVLQNPGAWTIRPGDHVWVQ; this is translated from the coding sequence ATGTTTCGAATCTGCTCGCTTTGGATTGGTTTTCTAAGCGTATTCCTAGTCCATCAATCGTGTGGTGCTCAGGGCGACTCAATGCGCTATCAAGCCTATCGACCAGCGTTTTCGCCTTCGAAAACAATCGAACCGACGCGTCCAGAGATCTCCACTGGCTCGCGAACGCAATTCGAAAAGGTGGCGTATCGACTCGGGCCAGGGGACGTGGTGGGAATGGTTGTTCAAGGAGTGATCGGAGACTTTTCTGCGTCGAACGTTCGAATGCCTGACGGTGATGACCCCGCTCAGTTACCCGCGTTCGGTCATCCATTGGTCGTCCTGAAAGACGGCACACTCCCCTTACCGTTGATCACGCCGGTACGCGTCGATGGGTTAACGGTGACCCAGGCTCGCGACGAAGTTGCCCGCCGATACATCGAAGCCAAGATCTTGAAACTGCCGAATCAAGTTTGGGTGTCGTTGATGCGTAAACGAACTGTCACGGTCAACGTGCTGCATCGGACTTCGGGCCCCAACCTTCAACGCGTCTCCAAAGTAAGGTTGCCGGGCGATCAAGCCAGCACGGTAGCGGCTGTGGCCGAATCGGGAACCTTTGACCCGGACGCGATAGCGAGGTTGATACCCCGTCGGAATCACTCCGGTTTGTCGGGGAGTTTGCGAGACGGCGATACGATCTCGCTCGATTCGCCTGCGGTCGGTTATTTCTACAGCGGTGGACTGTTGCCCGGGAACCAGCATCGCTTGCGATCGAACCAACCCATCAACGCGTTGCAAGCGATTTCGATAGCGGGTGGTTTTAAGGGATCGCGTTTGGGAATCGTGCCACGGCACGTTGTCATTATCCGAAATGGTTCATCGGTTCGCATTCCTTACTCGCAAGTATTACAGAACCCTGGGGCCTGGACGATTCGACCTGGCGATCACGTTTGGGTTCAGTAG
- a CDS encoding RluA family pseudouridine synthase, whose protein sequence is MKTIVMDPLPGSAPYENERVMRVRQAHHGMAMLDFLQNLHPPISAERWKSWIDAGDIKLGAQAATFDQTVHAGETFVHTMHDVVEPEVAAKVEIIHEDDAIIVVDKPAPLPVHSSGRFHRNTLLNFLQSAYPGDSLRMAHRLDANTTGVVVVCRNQQSASLVQKQFEQRTVKKDYVARVHGHVPWEHQTCELPIGPSAQLAGHRNTRGSRITHPDGQPAKTLFKVLQRFNDGTTLVEAIPVTGRTNQIRVHLWSLGFAIVGDPLYLQHGQLGVHQTLRVSDPPMCLHAARLTLLHPNHGREMVFSRTDSIPFSNQDLN, encoded by the coding sequence ATGAAAACCATCGTCATGGATCCTCTTCCCGGCAGTGCGCCCTACGAAAATGAACGCGTGATGCGAGTTCGTCAGGCTCATCATGGAATGGCGATGCTCGACTTTCTACAAAACCTTCATCCGCCTATTTCTGCGGAAAGGTGGAAGTCATGGATCGACGCCGGAGACATCAAGCTCGGTGCACAAGCCGCCACCTTCGATCAAACAGTCCACGCTGGCGAGACGTTCGTCCACACCATGCACGATGTTGTCGAACCAGAGGTCGCTGCCAAGGTAGAAATCATTCATGAAGACGACGCCATCATCGTTGTCGACAAACCCGCACCTTTGCCAGTCCACTCAAGCGGCCGTTTTCATCGAAACACACTCTTAAACTTCTTGCAGTCAGCTTACCCCGGTGATTCGTTACGGATGGCACACCGACTCGACGCCAACACGACGGGAGTCGTGGTTGTGTGTCGAAATCAGCAATCGGCAAGCTTGGTGCAAAAACAGTTTGAACAACGAACCGTTAAGAAGGATTACGTCGCTCGAGTGCATGGACATGTTCCGTGGGAACATCAAACTTGTGAACTCCCGATCGGACCGTCCGCTCAACTTGCTGGACACCGCAATACGCGTGGTTCGCGCATCACTCATCCAGACGGCCAACCGGCGAAGACTCTTTTCAAGGTGCTTCAGCGTTTCAACGACGGCACTACCCTTGTCGAAGCGATTCCCGTGACGGGCCGCACGAATCAAATCCGAGTCCACTTGTGGTCACTCGGATTCGCCATCGTCGGCGACCCATTGTATTTGCAGCACGGTCAACTAGGCGTTCATCAAACGCTGCGAGTAAGCGACCCGCCGATGTGCCTGCACGCGGCGAGACTGACCTTGCTGCATCCTAACCATGGACGCGAGATGGTGTTCTCGAGAACAGACTCCATACCGTTTTCCAATCAAGATCTCAACTGA